The Campylobacter concisus nucleotide sequence TGGTTTAAGGTTAGAGCGAGCAAATTTGGCTAATTTTTAATGAAAAATGGCGATTTTGTTTAAGGTTAGAATGGATTTTTGTAAGGTGGATTAGTTTTATTTTTTAAGCTTTGGTATGGTTTGTGGTAATATTTAATAGCGTGAGCGTGCAAAAACTCAACTGTCAAAATTTCTTTTACAGTTGCGTTGTATGGTTTGATAGAGAGATGATACGGAATGCTTGGGTGTGCGAGCTTTGAGATAAAAACTTGTATGGATTCTTGGTTGGGTGCGTCTGAGATGACGAAGCGTTGGACGAAATGTGTGGAAATTTGTGGATTGTTTCTCGCTTGTGATTAGGAAATTACGAAAAATTACGAGGCAATTTAATGTGTCTATTGGTCTTTGCGTGGGCGTGCTTGCTATGTGGGCTCGGCTAGAGTGTGATGCGTTGGTTGGTTTGTGTGAGCTGCTCGCTAGATCAAAGCTGGCCATAAAATCTTTGATAGGGGGGGCTATGAACCCACTTGGCCTGCGCCATACAATACTACAGTCACACTAAAAATTTTAAAATTTTCAAACCTTTTTCATATTGTGGGCGGTTAAAATGGCGATAATATCACAAAAATGCACTTTTATCTAACATGTCGATAAAAAAATAAGTAAAAATTTTCTTTGTAAAGCCAGCTGCTTGAACGCGTCAGCGTTGGAGCTTGCGATCAAGACAGTTGCGCTAAATTTTTAGCGATAGTAACTAAACGCTCTTGTAGGCATTTTGGTGGCATCAAAGAAAAGATGTTTTGATAATTTTATAGGGTGCGGCGAGTTCGCCGCTTAGTTTTGTGTGTTTATTTGTGATTGCAAGCTTGTAAGCCACTATTGAAAGAGTGTTGGTAGTTAATCTTGGGTCTTTTTTTAGTATTATCATAACTATGGCCAAAATTGCATTCATACTCAGTCTTTTATAGAGCTCTAAGCTCTAGATGGTGAAACTACTGAGGCTTCAAGAAATGCCATGATCTCGCTTGTGGAGTAGAGGACATTTTTGCGAGTGATGGCATACTTTTTAAATTTACCATCTCTGACGTAGCGCCATAAGGTTACGGCGTTGCACTTTAAAAGCTCGCAAGCTTGTTTAGTAGTGATAGGATCTGTTATAGGTAAAAGTGGTGTCATTTTTTATCCTTTAGTTTTTATGGTAGTCTAAAGCCAAGCGCGTAAAGAGGGCTAAAGTCGCTAAAATTTGATAACTTTTCTACTATCTCGGCTCTCGTTGCACGATAATCCGTTTTATGCCAAAAGCCGTCTTCGTCTTTATACTCCCAATACCAAAGGATATCGTCGCAATAGACATAATCGTCTACGTTTCTTTCTCTTTTTATGTATGAGCTTTGGTAAAAATGACTTTTGGGATGTAGCGGCTCGCCTTCGCTTCGTTTCCATATCATTAAACCGGTGCCCTCTGATTTTTGTATTTTGGGCTTTATACGATAGTCATTAAGCTGCCAATCCCAAGTGGGGGTAATCGATGTTTCCCAAGTGGTTTCTCCAAAAAGTTTAACCTCTATTGTCTCGCCTTTATCGTAAGCTTGCATTACTTCGATCATTTCTTGCGTCGTCATTTTTTATCCTTTAAATATTTTCAATGTAAAAATACGCTAGGTTCTGGCTGTCCTCGGCTTCCTTGCTGTATTTCGTGTCGTAACTTTTGTTTAGAATATACGCTATCTTATCTTTATTGCAAGCGTAAAATTCAGCCAGTATGGGTGCTAATCTCTGCCCTTTACGGTTATTTGGTGCAAATTTTAGATAGAGCAGGTCACAAGCAAGCTGTGGTGCTGTGGTGCTAAAATCACTTTTGCAAATGCTGGCTTTGTTTTCAAGGGCTGTTATCTGAAGTTCTATACGCTCTTTAAATGCGTAGTAGTGCTGCACAATAGGCGACATAATTTTAATCAACTCATCTATAAATTTACTCGCCTTTTTGTTGATGAAAAGCCCTAGATCTTGCGTGCTGTCCATCTTTAAAAATGAGTAAGCCATCACAAAGATGGCTGCGTCTTTTAGCTCGTTTGTAGTCATTTATTATCCTATATTTCAATCGCCCCGAACAGCGCGCCCGGATCGTAAATCGCATAGTCGTTTAGCAAAGCGTGGTTCATCTCCATCAAAATACCTTTTGAGCTTTGAGTGATGTCTGGATCACAAGTTTTTTCACTAGGTATAAATATTGCGCCACAACTATCAAGCTGTTTTAGGCAAATTTTCATGACTTCGTCATAGCTTAAATTTCTATAGGCTGAGTTACTTAGAACTGGGCTAAATAGCTCATACTTCTCATCGCCGTTAAAATACTCGTTGGCTTCTGCTAGCGCCTTGATGGCTACCTCTCTTGCCTTTTTCTTATCGTTCCCAAATACCGAGTAGGGACTACAAACGTAAATTTTAAAAGTTTCCATACTAAAAATCCCTATGATAAATATTGATGGCTTCTAGAAGAGCTTTTGCTACATCTTTGTCTAAATAGTAGGCTAAATCTCCAAGTGAGATTTCATCTAAAGAATCGATAGCTTTTGCAAGATGCACGATCTTTTGCTTTTTTAAATTGCCACTTAGGAGATCTAGAAAATCACCTACTTCACATTCTTCTACATTTATTGAAATTTCCATATCATCTCCTTAAAATGGTATATCTTGATCATCTTCATAAAAATCGGTGTTTGTATTTTCACTAGGCGGTATATCTTGTTGCTCACTGCGTCTAGGAGCGTTCCAAGCAACATCATATAGCATGCCCTCTTTAGAGTTCTCTCCAGCGTTAAAAAGGGCTATATAGACTTTATAGCCTGGCACTGCTGGCGTTTCTATAAAGCCACTTAAGTAGCTTTTTGTGCCATCTTTGCTCTTTCTGCCCCATAGTGCACCTATTATCTGTCTGCCACCTTCATAGCCTTTTGGCTTTTGAAGGGCAAGATGAAAGCCTGGAAAGTCTTTATTTTTCTGCCTGTCTTCTGCGCTTGTGCCAAACATCACGACATCTATGGGTCTTAAAAATGGGATCATGATAGTCCCACCTATATATCCAATCTCCTCGCCATCAGAGTTTTTGTAGCTTTTGCGTTTAAAATATCCTACATTCATCTTTTTTCCTTTATAAATTTGCTAAATTTTGAAATATCGCTAAGATAATAACTAGCATAAAAGCCAGCATAAGCCTAAGAACTAGTTTTTTCATCTTGTACCTCTGCATCGATAACATCCTCCTCAAACTCAACCTTGACCCCATTTAAACGAGATAAAAGCTGCTGAGCTGAAACAGCCTCTGGTGGCATGATGGCTAGGCGATCTAGCATCTTGTCGCTTCTACCAGCTGAGAGGGTAGAGATAAATTTCGCTCGCTCAAAGTCCTCGTCGCTAAGTGTGCCAGTCTCTCGCTGCTTTGCTACTATGCGCTTTGCTTCGCCCTCCATGATCTCATAGCTAGCAGCTAGCAAGACATTGTTTCGCTCGATATCAACCTTGGTGTTTTTTACTACAGTTTCCAAGCTTGATCTTTGAAGCAAATTTCTAGTTTGCTTATCCTCGCTCATAGCTAGAGTTACTTTGTTTTGCAAGGCTTGCACCCAGTTAAAATCCTTTTTCCAGCGGTTTATAGAGCTGCTTGATCCTTTTAACCCTAAAGCCTCAAGCTTTGAAGCTAGCTGCTCCTCGCTAATAGGCTTATAGTCGCTCTCAAACGTCGCACTTTCAAGGTATATCTCAAAGGCCTTTTGCTGCGTTTCGTTCATCTGCTTCATCTATTTTCCTTTTTTGGCTCGCTTGGCTCATGTGGCTCATAATCACTAAAAAATAGTGAGCCACCCCAAACCCCTAAAATACTTAATTTTATAAATTCTTTGGCTCATAAGTTTAAACTTCTTGAGCCACCATTTAAATACGATATTATCGTTATTTAATAGCTTAAGTTTTCTCTTTGGCTCACCATTTTTTATATATATAGCTATGAAAAAAATTTTTAAAAATAAAAAAATAATTTCAAACCAATATAGGGGCAAAAATGGCGAGATTGTGAGCCAACAGCACGCCAAGCCCCATAAAAACGGCTTTTTGCTGGCTCAAGAAAAATAAAAATCGTGAGCCAGAAGTGAGCCACCCAGATGTAAAACATCTATCAAACGCCCTAAAATAGGACACTTTGTAGATATTTTTAGTTAAAATCATCGTGAGCCACAAGAAAAGATTAGTTTTCATCGGCTTTTGCTCCATTGGCTTGATAGTGGTTTATCTGGTTTATGATAAGTTCGCCACCGTTTTCTATCTTTACACTATCAAAGTCGAGATTGTCGCTGCTTACCCTAAAACCAAAGAAGCACCTTGGTCTATCGCCAACTCCAATATAGTTTGCTGACATGCGTTTTTGGCCATAAGAGCAACTTATGCCAGCAAGGGTTAGTTCATCACGTAGGGCTTGAGCAAAGTTCTTTTGTGTGAGAGGCTTACCGCCTTTGTCGTTCATGTATGCTAGATAAACCTTATAAAGTGGCACTGACGGCACAAAATAGTCGGCATCTGCAATAATCGCATCTTTAACAAAGGTACGAAGCGGATTTACGCTATCTTTATACTCTTCAAGCTCAGTTTGCATGCGTTTAGAGCGAGTAAATTTGTTCTGAATAATAAGGCGTTTTAGTCCTTCAAGAGCTAGATTAAATATACCTCCTAGCTCATCATTAAAGCGATCACTAAGGCCTCTTATTTTCTGATTATCTTTTACTTCTTTATCAAATACAATAAGCAACATTCTTCTAAAAACGCCATTATCTATGCCACTTTTTGGCTTTTCATTGCCAGCAAATGCTAGCTTTGGCTTCTCGTTTGGAAGCAAAGAGTAGGGCTCTTCGTTTTTTGGGTTTATAGTGATCGCATCTTTTGTACTGACGATAGCTTTTAAGTTCGCTAGCTGTCCTTTATCGGTGCCGTTTTTGTCGATCTCGGAGCCAATGTTTAAGAGTTTGTTTGTAAGCGCGCAAAGCTGATGCCCTTCAAATTGTTGAAGCTGGAGAGATGAAACATTATCCTCACCAAAAAAGTTTCTAATGGTGTCTAATATAACACTCTTGCCGTTCGCGCCACTTTTGCCGTATAAAAATAAAAAACTTTCAAACTCATGGCTAGGAATAAAGCAATAGCCAATAAACTCCATAAGTGTTTTTATGTCGTCTTCATCGCTCATAATATCGCGTAAGAATTTATTCCACTTTGGACACTTGACAGAAGGATCGTAGTTAAATTTTAAAATATTTGTAGCAGCATCTTTATAGTCGTGCTTTTTCTTAAATGTAATAACGCCATTTTTACTAATAAAAATCGTGCCATTTAATAAATTTATGACGCGGCGAGATTCGTGAGATTTTATCTCATCTAGATCTAGCGATAAGCTAGTTAGATCCTCAACTATCTTATTGACGTTTTCGCGGCTTTGTTTTTTCTTATCTACATACGCAGCAGCCATCCAATGAGAGTGAATAAATTTGGCCAACGCATTGGTATCTATCTGCATGAAATGGTTACTTGCCCAAACGTGTAAATTCTTTTTATACTCACCCAGGCGGTAGCCTAGCTTTAAAAAAGTCTGATTTAGACTTGCTACCATATCCGTAATATGCGTTTGATGATAGTTTGTTCGCATAGTCTTGTTTATGCGGAAGGCATCGCTAAAAGCCTTTGAAAAACGCTCAAAATTTTGCTCCTCTTGCTCAGTAAGAAGGAAACTTTGGATATAAGCTTTTTTAAATTCCTCATATCTCTCACCCATTTTTCTCTCTAACTCTTTTGCACTATTTAGCACTTCATCGACATACTTGTCATCAAGTTCGCCTTTTACTGGAAAGATATTTATAAAATTACCTTCTTCATCTCTTGCTAGTATCTCGGCCTTGATTTGGCGAAATTCTTTGATAGGTAGATTTTGTTTAAATTTATCAAGCTTTGCCGAAAGGTTTGGAAAGTATTCGCATATCTCATCTATAACGACGTTCGTCGGTTCAAAACAGCTAAAGGCTACTACTTCAAGTGGGCTAGCATTTTGAAATTTAAAGGCATGGTCATAGAGATAATCGCTAATATCATAGCCTTTTGAGAAATTTTTACCGATCATATAAAATAGCACTATTCGTACGCTTCTAGCTACATCTTTGATCTCATAAAATTTCTTTATCGCATTTTCATATCCGGCCTCATCGTGATCAAACCAGATAAATACATGCTTATCTCTTAGAAGCTCTTTGTATTCTTCCCAGCTAGCAGTTACACCACCAAGTGTCAAGGCACAAACATTAAAACACATCAAATTTAATGCGTCTTTTTCGCCTTCACAAATGACTACATTGCTACCTTTGTAGTCATCATAAAAATTTAGAGGAAAAGGGCTAGCATGTGCGCCACTTTCACCTATCCACTTTCCAGGCATTCTCTCACTTGTCAGCTCACCCTTATACGTGTCATAGGCAAATTTCTCTCTATACTTGATATTTACTGGTACGCCGCTAGAGTCTCTTATGATGATGGCTAGACTTTTATGTTCAAAGCTATATCCTATAAGTTCGCGGCTATATGAATCAAAGTTATTGACTTGTGTTGGGAATAGTGCTGAAATTTGATCTTTGATAAGATCGTAATTTTTAAGCTTATTTTCCACAAGTTGTGGAGCTATCTTGGCCAGCCTAGCTTTAAGGGCAAGCTCTTTTTTTGCTCTTTGCTCAGCTTCTTTTTTCATACGAGCTTCATTTTCAGCCTTTAAAATGACTTGATGTGCTTCATAGGCTGCTTTCTCTTCCTCACTCATCTCTTTTGCGTTGATGGTATTTGGGATGCCGAAGTGATCACAAACTTTTTTGGCTGCTTGAAGTGGTGAGAGATGCTCTTTTAACTCAACAAATTTTGTTATATCCCCACTGGCATTGCATGCAAAGCATTTAAAGAATGCACCGTTAGAATCAGAATTGATACCAAGACTTGGTGTATTATGACCATGGTCATGAAACGGGCAATAAGCATTTCCGCTTTTAAACTCTATGCCATAAACACTTTGCACAAAATCTTTAAAATCATGCTTAGATATTGTTTGTTTTATCGTTTGAAATATATTATTATCCATTATGCACATCCGAAAAGAGACTATTTTCTTTTATAAATTTCTTTAAAATTTCTACGACTTCATGTGCAAACTCAGGGTTTTTAAAACGAAAACGCCTAAAATAAAAATAAATTGCAGCTTTGTTTTTACCAGTATGCTTTGAAACGTAGTCCGCGATCTCGCTTTCACTCGATGCGCATTCAAGTGCTTTGTAGTATATATCTGCCACTTCATCAAAATGTGGGCAAAGGTAGTTTTGTTTAACGAAAAGGGCGTGCTCGTATATTTTAAAGCGGTCATGCCTATCATGCTTGCGGTCAAGATAGCTTAAATTTTGTAGATTTTTCTTACATGTTTCAAGTATGCTAGCATGATCTACACGTATATACTCCCTCATCGTTGTCATGAGCTAGCTCCTTTTTTTAAAAAACAAAGCCAACATGCCAAGCGTAAACATAGCACCGCCTACAAAAGCACAAACAACTACTGCAATAACGCTTAAGGCAAATTGCTCAGTCATCCTAAATCCTTTTTTATCAAATTCACTCTTTTAACTCCTTTGAGATATAATCAAATCACGAAACGAAAACCCCAAAGGAGCTAAAACAATGAACGAAATATAAGATCTTTTTAAAGAACCTCGTCCGAATCTGAACCGCTCCGGACGAAGATGGTTATTTATTATGAAAAATACCTAAATCTCGGTACCTTTCATTCTCTGGCGCAGTAATAAAATACCCATGCAAGGCACATATAATAGCCTCTCTAGCAATAGGGGAAAAGTTGTTTAACTCTTTTATAGATTCGTAAAGAAACAGTGACGCAGACCTAACGCCTGATTCTCCTTTTTCTTGGGCTTTGTCTTCTATGTTTTTCTTGCTTTTCTCATCGTACATGCTAAAGCCTGCACCATCTATCCTGGCTACGACGTCTTCTGGAATTTCGCCATCTAGCTTGTCTATAAAAGCAACAAGATTATTTATAATAGCGGCTGTTCTGGGTACCTTATCACAACGTAGCATTTTCTCAAGAGTAGTTTTGACATCTTTAATGTTTTTATTTACAATTTCCGAGTAGACAGAATTAAGCTCTAGTTTTCGTTCTAATGCATTTATTTTT carries:
- a CDS encoding helix-turn-helix domain-containing protein, whose protein sequence is MTPLLPITDPITTKQACELLKCNAVTLWRYVRDGKFKKYAITRKNVLYSTSEIMAFLEASVVSPSRA
- a CDS encoding DUF736 family protein — translated: MNVGYFKRKSYKNSDGEEIGYIGGTIMIPFLRPIDVVMFGTSAEDRQKNKDFPGFHLALQKPKGYEGGRQIIGALWGRKSKDGTKSYLSGFIETPAVPGYKVYIALFNAGENSKEGMLYDVAWNAPRRSEQQDIPPSENTNTDFYEDDQDIPF
- a CDS encoding phage/plasmid primase, P4 family — its product is MDNNIFQTIKQTISKHDFKDFVQSVYGIEFKSGNAYCPFHDHGHNTPSLGINSDSNGAFFKCFACNASGDITKFVELKEHLSPLQAAKKVCDHFGIPNTINAKEMSEEEKAAYEAHQVILKAENEARMKKEAEQRAKKELALKARLAKIAPQLVENKLKNYDLIKDQISALFPTQVNNFDSYSRELIGYSFEHKSLAIIIRDSSGVPVNIKYREKFAYDTYKGELTSERMPGKWIGESGAHASPFPLNFYDDYKGSNVVICEGEKDALNLMCFNVCALTLGGVTASWEEYKELLRDKHVFIWFDHDEAGYENAIKKFYEIKDVARSVRIVLFYMIGKNFSKGYDISDYLYDHAFKFQNASPLEVVAFSCFEPTNVVIDEICEYFPNLSAKLDKFKQNLPIKEFRQIKAEILARDEEGNFINIFPVKGELDDKYVDEVLNSAKELERKMGERYEEFKKAYIQSFLLTEQEEQNFERFSKAFSDAFRINKTMRTNYHQTHITDMVASLNQTFLKLGYRLGEYKKNLHVWASNHFMQIDTNALAKFIHSHWMAAAYVDKKKQSRENVNKIVEDLTSLSLDLDEIKSHESRRVINLLNGTIFISKNGVITFKKKHDYKDAATNILKFNYDPSVKCPKWNKFLRDIMSDEDDIKTLMEFIGYCFIPSHEFESFLFLYGKSGANGKSVILDTIRNFFGEDNVSSLQLQQFEGHQLCALTNKLLNIGSEIDKNGTDKGQLANLKAIVSTKDAITINPKNEEPYSLLPNEKPKLAFAGNEKPKSGIDNGVFRRMLLIVFDKEVKDNQKIRGLSDRFNDELGGIFNLALEGLKRLIIQNKFTRSKRMQTELEEYKDSVNPLRTFVKDAIIADADYFVPSVPLYKVYLAYMNDKGGKPLTQKNFAQALRDELTLAGISCSYGQKRMSANYIGVGDRPRCFFGFRVSSDNLDFDSVKIENGGELIINQINHYQANGAKADEN